Proteins from one Gossypium raimondii isolate GPD5lz chromosome 8, ASM2569854v1, whole genome shotgun sequence genomic window:
- the LOC105792977 gene encoding GATA transcription factor 12 — translation MEAPEFFQGTTYCSQLTPEKPAAGGDHFIVEDLLDFSNEDAVITDVANFNSSVAGHSTDSSTITAVESCNSSSFSGPETNLGGGIGCRSFTDGQFAGDLCVPYDDLAELEWLSNFAEESFSSEDLQKLQLISGMKTLPNVSSEPRGLQPELPNQIENAIDGGGGDNNHVFHPDMTVPAKARSKRSRAAPCNWASRLLVLSPTVSSPEPDIIVPVQPLPSNQPGKKPVKTTSSSSKKKDGGETSSDGRKCLHCATDKTPQWRTGPMGPKTLCNACGVRYKSGRLVPEYRPAASPTFVLTKHSNSHRKVLELRRQKEMVRAQQHHQQQFMHHHHHHHHQNMVFDVSNGDDYLIHQPVGPDFRQLI, via the exons atggaagcGCCAGAGTTCTTTCAAGGAACAACTTACTGTTCTCAATTGACGCCGGAAAAACCGGCGGCCGGAGGTGACCATTTCATCGTGGAGGACTTGCTCGATTTCTCCAACGAGGATGCCGTTATTACTGATGTCGCTAATTTCAACTCCTCCGTTGCCGGTCATTCTACGGATTCGTCAACCATTACGGCTGTCGAGAGTTGCAATTCGTCGTCGTTTTCTGGTCCAGAAACGAATTTAGGTGGTGGTATTGGTTGCAGGAGTTTCACCGACGGTCAGTTCGCTGGTGATCTTTGTGTGCcg TACGACGATTTAGCTGAGCTGGAATGGCTGTCGAATTTCGCCGAGGAATCATTTTCAAGTGAGGACCTGCAAAAGCTCCAACTGATATCCGGTATGAAAACCCTACCCAACGTATCATCGGAGCCACGAGGGTTGCAACCTGAACTCCCTAACCAAATCGAAAACGCCATCGACGGCGGCGGAGGCGACAACAACCATGTTTTCCATCCAGACATGACGGTTCCCGCCAAAGCAAGGAGCAAACGTTCCCGCGCAGCGCCGTGCAATTGGGCGTCACGCCTCCTCGTTCTCAGTCCAACGGTTTCATCCCCCGAACCGGATATCATCGTCCCTGTTCAACCACTTCCCTCGAACCAACCGGGAAAAAAACCCGTCAAAACGACGTCATCATCGTCGAAGAAGAAAGACGGTGGAGAAACGAGCTCAGACGGGCGGAAATGCCTGCATTGTGCTACGGATAAGACGCCGCAGTGGCGGACTGGACCCATGGGTCCGAAAACACTTTGCAACGCTTGTGGTGTGAGGTATAAATCGGGTCGTCTTGTACCCGAATACCGACCCGCTGCTAGCCCGACATTTGTGCTCACTAAGCATTCAAATTCTCACCGTAAGGTCCTCGAGCTTCGACGACAGAAGGAAATGGTAAGAGCCCAACAACATCATCAGCAACAATTcatgcatcatcatcatcatcaccatcatcaaaacatggtttttgatgtatctaaCGGTGATGACTACTTGATTCACCAACCTGTGGGTCCTGATTTCAGGCAGCTGATCTAG